The Solanum stenotomum isolate F172 unplaced genomic scaffold, ASM1918654v1 scaffold22899, whole genome shotgun sequence genome window below encodes:
- the LOC125851132 gene encoding primary amine oxidase-like yields MEGRNLFFLMSIILLLIFTFLNLPSPLSHTTDQHFDCTTYSPWCSSKKPFFLRQPENSKNHYADFPNHPLDPLTIGEIQKVKKIVNLIAEFRIKGCVLHSVVLEEPEKEVVLNWRKGHRLPPRKAAVVARALGVVHVLSVDIETGRVTRRETGSYSGYPILTIEDMITATSAPFASSDFNRSIIQRGVDLADLACLPISTGWYGKIEEKRRVIKVQCYTLKDTINFYMRPIEGLTVLLDLDTQQVIEIFDEGKSIPIPKAANTDYRYSRIKKKTQKINLLKPISIEQPNGPSFTIENNHLVKWANWEFHLKPDPRAGVIISRAMVQDPDTGKMRNVMYKGFTSELFVPYMDPSNAWYFKTYIDAGEYGFGLQAMPLDPLNDCPRNAYYMDGVFVAADGTPYVRSNMICVFERYAGDIGWRHAECPITGLPIREVRPKVTLVVRMAASVGNYDYIVDWEFQNDGLIRPKVGLSGILMVKGSPYVNMNQVNQNEYLYGTLLSENIIGVIHDHYVTFHLDMDIDGPSNNSFVKVNLQKEITSPGESPRRSYLKAVRNVAKTEKDAQIKLKLYDPSEFHVINSNKKSRVGNPVGYKVVPGGTAASLLDHDDPPQKRAAFTNNQIWVTPYNESEQWAAGLFVYQSQGDDTLAVWSDRDRAIENKDIVLWYTLGFHHIPCQEDFPIMPTVSSSFEIKPVNFFESNPILNIPPNSPKDLPICKAAASA; encoded by the exons ATGGAAGGAAGAAATCTCTTCTTCCTCATGAGTATAATTTTGCTCTTAATTTTCACTTTCTTAAACTTACCATCTCCGCTTTCTCACACAACTGATCAGCATTTCGACTGCACCACTTACTCCCCGTGGTGCAGTTCGAAAAAACCCTTTTTCCTCCGGCAACCGGAAAATTCTAAAAATCACTACGCCGATTTCCCCAATCATCCTTTAGACCCACTGACAATCGGAGAAATTCAAAAGGTGAAGAAAATCGTTAATTTGATTGCGGAATTTAGGATTAAAGGTTGCGTTCTTCACTCTGTCGTACTCGAAGAGCCAGAGAAGGAGGTAGTGTTGAACTGGCGAAAAGGTCACCGGCTTCCGCCGCGGAAGGCGGCTGTCGTTGCGCGTGCGCTCGGCGTCGTGCACGTGCTTTCCGTGGATATTGAAACGGGTCGTGTGACCCGACGTGAAACGGGTAGTTATTCGGGTTACCCGATCCTGACGATCGAGGATATGATCACTGCCACTTCTGCCCCGTTTGCTAGTTCTGATTTTAACCGTTCGATTATCCAGCGTGGCGTTGATTTGGCTGACCTGGCATGTCTACCCATCTCCACTGGTTGGTATG GAAAAATCGAGGAGAAACGAAGAGTGATTAAAGTACAATGTTATACATTGAAGGACACTATCAATTTCTATATGAGACCAATTGAAGGATTAACAGTACTTCTTGATTTAGACACCCAACAAGTTATCGAAATTTTCGATGAAGGAAAGAGTATACCAATACCAAAGGCTGCCAACACAGACTATCGCTACTCtcgtattaaaaaaaaaacacaaaaaataaacttactcAAACCAATATCAATTGAACAACCAAATGGTCCAAGTTTCACTATAGAGAACAATCATCTAGTTAAATGGGCAAATTGGGAATTTCACCTCAAGCCGGACCCGAGAGCCGGGGTTATTATATCCCGGGCCATGGTTCAGGATCCAGATACGGGGAAGATGAGGAATGTTATGTATAAAGGGTTTACGTCGGAGTTGTTTGTACCTTACATGGATCCATCAAATGCATGGTATTTTAAGACGTATATAGATGCAGGTGAATACGGGTTCGGGTTGCAAGCGATGCCACTTGACCCGTTAAATGATTGTCCTCGTAATGCGTATTATATGGATGGTGTTTTTGTGGCAGCTGATGGAACACCATATGTGCGCTCCAATATGATTTGTGTGTTTGAAAGATATGCTGGTGATATTGGATGGCGACATGCTGAATGTCCAATTACTGGTTTACCG ATACGAGAAGTAAGGCCAAAGGTGACATTAGTGGTGAGAATGGCAGCATCAGTAGGAaactatgattatattgttgattgggAGTTTCAGAACGATGGACTTATTCGACCTAAG GTTGGACTAAGTGGAATATTGATGGTGAAAGGCTCTCCATATGTGAACATGAATCAAGTAAACCAAAATGAGTATCTCTATGGCACTCTCTTATCTGAAAACATAATAGGAGTCATCCATGATCACTATGTAACTTTCCATCTCGACATGGATATCGATGGTCCATCGAACAATTCTTTCGTGAAGGTGAATCTCCAGAAGGAGATAACTTCTCCTGGAGAATCACCGCGAAGAAGCTACTTAAAAGCTGTTAGAAATGTGGCTAAAACTGAAAAAGATGCACAAATTAAGCTCAAACTATATGATCCTTCAGAATTCCATGTGATTAATTCTAATAAGAAATCAAGAGTTGGGAACCCTGTTGGTTACAAAGTGGTTCCTGGTGGAACTGCTGCTAGTTTACTTGACCATGATGATCCTCCACAGAAGAGAGCTGCTTTTACTAATAACCAAATTTGGGTCACACCTTATAATGAATCTGAGCAATGGGCTGCTGGCTTGTTTGTTTATCAAAGTCAAGGTGATGACACTCTTGCTGTTTGGTCTGACAG